In Tripterygium wilfordii isolate XIE 37 chromosome 17, ASM1340144v1, whole genome shotgun sequence, the genomic window CATTTTTTTCTAATGAAAAATTCGAGTGCAGCTGCTTCTACATTTTTCGTTGTTGCAATTGAATATATGATGTCTATTTTTAACCGCACACTTCCTCTATGGCCCCTCACTTTCTCCCCCTGATGAAAAAGAACCCATACAAAATCTATGTGCATGTGATTGTAATTGTATTCTCCACTCTTCTGTACTCTGCGTGTACAGGCGCGCATGAGCGTTCTCACAAATGTGGTTCTTTTTGATGTTGGGGGGGAAGGGCGTTGGCAGACGTAGAAGCTGAACATCATTATATGCCTGTAGCATGAGATctaactttcttttttctttctgaagGACTATGATCAGTTCTGGGAAAATTATGGTAAATACCTGAAATTGGGTTGCATTGAAGATAATGAAAACCACAAACGTATTGCACCATTGCTTCGATTTTTCTCTTCCCAGAGTGAGGAAGAGATGATCAGCTTGGATGAGTACGTTGAGAACATGAAAGCTGAGCAGAAGGATATATATTTCATTGCTGCTGACAATGTGACCAGTGCTAAGAATACACCCTTCCTGGAAAAACTTCTTGAGAAGGATCTTGAAGTATGGTCACTCTCTGAAATATAAAGAGATTATTTTCCTCTCTGTTGTTGATTGTCACAAGTGTTCTATTGGTGCCAATTCTCCAGGTGTTGTTTTTGGTTGATCCTATTGATGAGGTTGCCATCCAGAATCTCAAAtcatataaagataaaaattttgTCGACATTAGTAAGGAAGACTTGGATCTAGGTAAGTTGATTCTGATCTTGTCAACAATAACACTTCCAGATCATTGGTAGGAACTTGCATACATGTAGTCTTTCTTGCTCCCTTATATATGTTTATCTTGGTATGACATACATTTTGGTTCTGCTGTTTGCGAAGTAGTTGGGTCAAATTTTATTGCATTAGACACAGCTCATTCATATAGATGATTGTGTAGGTTTGATACATTTGATCAATCATCAGAGAAGGTGTAATGTTTGTTACTTCTGGTTCCTTATGTGTGTGCGTGTGATGCATGGATTTCTTTGTGCTAAATTCTATCTCCATCTCTATCATTGTGATGATTATGACTTGAACCTTTGCCAGGCGATAAGAATGAGGAAAAAGAGAAGGTGATGAAGCAAGAGTATGGTCAAACCTGTGACTGGATCAAGAAACGTTTGGGTGACAAAGTTGCTAGTGTCCAAATAACGAACCGCCTGAGCTCATCACCTTGCGTACTTGCATCTGGGAAGTTTGGTTGGTCTCCCAACATGGAGAGGTAATTGATTGCTTAAGCACAATTTTTTGAgtagttattttctttttcctgtaaCTTGGGGAGCCTGATTCTGAAATGGAATGGAATGTTTCAGGTTAATGAAATCTCAAACTGTTGGTGATACGTCTAGCCTAGAGTTCATGAGAGGTAGAAGGGTGCTTGAGATCAATCCCGAGCATTCAATTATCAAGAACTTAAATGTACAGTGACCAGCTCCtctgtctctgtgtgtgtgtgtcacaAATCACAATGATTATGTAACTTCTTTCCATTTCTACACTGCTTTGCAGGCTGCATGCAAGACTAGCCCAGATGATGAAGATGCGCTCAGAGCTATAGATCTTCTGTTTGATGCAGCCCTGGTTTCAAGTGGTTTTACTGTGAGTATTTCTGTTGTATCTTTTCCTGGGTAGCTCTATTTTGCTTTACATTGTAGACGGTTGAAGTTTGCATAGATAAACGTAGGATTGACAcctgaaattttaaaaatattaccAAGGATATCTTTTTTGCAAATGATAATCGGTTGGTAGGGATATCGGAAGAACTTATAGAAATGCTAATATCAATGATATTGGTAATGTCTTACGTGCAGCCTGAGAATCCAGGGCAACTTGGTGGGAAGATATATGAAATGATGGGCATGGCCCTTTCAGGCAAGTGGTTGTCGGCAGTTGAAGTTCCACATCTGGTAGGCCAACCGAACCACCCAGAAACAGTAGAAGCGGAGATCGTTGAGCCAGTTGAAGCCGATGGTCAGAAATGAGAAGGAAGATTTTCGactttgccttttcttttcatatttcatttaggtatacatatatattcataAATTTGTTGTCCAGTAGAAAGCAGTAGGCTTTGTTTATTACTCTGCTGGTTGGATTTTTCACATGGATGAAGGGGTAACACTTGTTTTTGCGCAAAATTGATATTAGTTGTTTCTGGCTTAGGGTTCTATCCTTCCTCTGTTTGAAGTACTGAGTGACTAGCAGGAAATACAGTGTCTCATGAAATAATTCTGAGTATTTCGTGAAATTGAATTATAGCATGTTGTGGGAACATAGTGATTCATTCCACCTAATTGGAAAATAACTTCTCGCGTGAAATGGTTTAAGGGTGCTGGCAGGTGGTGACCTGCTCACCCCGTGGGAGGAGCTTGAGCAATCCATTGACAGTTGATGGTTTTGAGGTTGGCCACGAGATGGTTTTGGGGTTGGGACCTCGTGGTCAGTTCTTAGAGCCAATCCTTTTTTCGAGCCAATCCTTTTTTCGAGGTAATGGATTCATTTTGCCGACTTCTTTTACCTACATTGTTTTGTGGTCAGCTCTTAGAGCCAATACTTCTCTTGAGGTTATGGACTTCTTCTACAAACGTTGTTTTGTTGATCAAAGGTTGTTCACCTTGGAGATTTGATGTGGTTGTGAGTGCAACCGGCATGAACATTTTTCATACAACTTTGTACATCGATTGGTTAATTTTTGGATCACCTTACAATTGACCATCATGAATCttattttcatgtatttgtgtTTTGCCGCTTTCTTTTTTGGTTCTCTGTATTGCTTTTTCTTTTGCCCAAGCCATATCCCCTGATGCCCTGCCTGCTTTGGTTGAGTATATAGCCGttctataaaaaaataaaaccctatCATTCTTCTATACTGGCGGTTGTCTCACTTACATTGGATCTACTAATATTAGATACATTTAAAACATACAAGAGCATCATTCAACCATATATGATATGAAACAGAGTAGAAGAAATTCTATCAAACGTTCTTGAAAACAtataaaattgttttttttttttactgaactATTAATTATGTAACTTAAAACACCATTATTACTCACGCTATAACAGTAACTTGGATTCATTTAAGAATTGCTTTAACTGCTTTTTGAAATTTATAACTGCTACTCTATATTACCCTACTCTATCATCCTGATATACCATCAAACCCAGTTTTGATGAATTGAAAgtcaacacacacacactctctctctcttgcccCTACAAACAGACATATGGGAAGAAGAGAATAAGATGGAAGAATACACATACCCAAGAGGAGGAATACTTGAATTGCTGCTAGTTAATGCTGAAGGAATTAGGCACACTAATATTGTTGGtaactctttctttcttccttcccCCAACTACATCTTTCATTTTCTCTACTCACTGGACCTTATTCACACTTCCATTTTCATCGTTCCGGTGATAGGAACGCCTACATATTACGTGATAATAGAATGCGGAGATCAACTGCATAGAAGCAAGTTATCATCAGGTGTAGTTTTCATTggttgtgcatatatatatatatatatatatgtaaatattgtCAGATAATGTGCTAGTACTTGTGGTGAATCAAGCAGGTGAAGATGGAAAAGCATGGTGGAATGAGAAATTTAGGTTCGAATTCTCAATATCGGATTGGAAAAGCTTAACCCATCTCAAGCTCAAGATCATGGACCAGGAACTCTTTTCTTCGGACAAAGGATTTGTCGGCGAAACCATGTAACAAACATCTTAATGTCTTCCAACATAAGCTTATATAATTCTTCTTCtgcaatatataatatattagttGTTTGACCACACAACAATGGCAGTATTCACATAGGGGGGATAATAACAGAAGGAAGTGACACACAACTTTTGGAAGTGAAACCTGCTCCTTACAATGTAGTGCTTGAAGATGATACCTACAGAGGAGAGTTAaaaattggattcaaattcATCACTTATGTAAGTCTTGTCCATACCAAACCAACCTAtctcgatcgatcgatcgatctgCTTCTCTGCTATTAACTTATTGAATTCCTGATGGCCATTGATGAAATCACTCATTTTGCAGAAAGAAGAGCATCTTCAAACAACCAGAGAATGTTGTGCAGCCAATGTCAATGAACCAAGAAAGTCAGTGTGTAGATCTATTCTGATCAATGTCTGCAAATTTTCATGGAGgagattcttcttcttttgtaacAAAAATGCATCCACAAATAATCCCAGGAAAATTAATTAGCAGGATCAAAAACCCATTGGTTccacttttttaaaatttctgcaTAATCTTTGCATCACTGTTAATGGTATCTGTATGGGCAACAATGACTTGCCATTGACTCTATATCTACCTAATTTGTCTTGTAACTTATAGAGTAGAATTATTACTGAACTACTTTGCGATAGTCTAACTGGTTATCTCTCTGGACTTGACGCATAAAAAATCTCACCCGAGGTTGAGAGTTCGATTCAAACTGGCGTTgctattttcaagtggtttttTCAAAGGGTATGTCTACGGATTTGttatcggttaccaaaaaaaaaagaattattatTGTGTTGCCAAGGATGGTAAAGCTTTTATACGCTGTTGTTCATGAAGAGGAAACAATTGGACTCACAAGTCTATTTCTGAACAACCTTTTGTGTCCATTTTCTATTGTATCCCCCAATCACATCTTTATAAATGAACAACATAAAGTCATGACCAGCCTTGGAAATTAATTGGGCACGTCTATCTCACGACCATCAAATGAAaatatagtttttatttttttaaatttttttttatcaatactTAATTTCTACTCAAACAAATGCTCTTATTTTTAATGTGTGTTAATGTTGGTGAAGGATTTAATGTACTTTAAGTGTATTATAATCCTTATATGGACTTGCCTCCGAAGAGGATGAAACTCGGGTGAAAGAACATGACTAGCATGTACTTAATTGTCAAGTTGTAAcccatacaaaaaataaaaaataaaaaataaaaaaattgtcaagTTGTATCTACATTCTCATGCATAAGAGCACACAAGGTTGGGGTAGCTTTGGAAACTCCATAATTCTCGGGTGAGAATTGGGCGTTGAAGTAACCCATGTCATACTTTTAGGAAAAGCTCGAACGTCCTTCGCAAATTAGCTATAGCTAAGCTATTAGATTGTAATTAGCTTAATAATTCTAAGATGCCATTCTTTTTATTCTCTACAttttgagcttttgaccttCAAGAAGGCACAAATATATTATAATCAGACGGTGGCGATGGATAAATTATTTCACTGTACACTACCTCATGAAGTCAACCTTAATGGTTACACACATCTAGAATATAAAAAATTTCTGCCAAGTACATGAATATTAATAATCACGATTTAATTAAAtgaataaaaccatatataatataaatccTAAGCACACCACCTCACATGTTCATGTTCAACTCTTCAAGTCTCAACATACAATTCTAATTCAACCGAAGAAAACCCATTTGACTACTTTTCTCTGCATCATCAAACAAACACACTTTTGCATCTGGGTTTCTCTATCTTGATCTGATTTTACCAGgaccatttgatcaaatcaATGGGAACTATG contains:
- the LOC119981738 gene encoding elicitor-responsive protein 3, yielding MEEYTYPRGGILELLLVNAEGIRHTNIVGTPTYYVIIECGDQLHRSKLSSGEDGKAWWNEKFRFEFSISDWKSLTHLKLKIMDQELFSSDKGFVGETIIHIGGIITEGSDTQLLEVKPAPYNVVLEDDTYRGELKIGFKFITYKEEHLQTTRECCAANVNEPRKSVCRSILINVCKFSWRRFFFFCNKNASTNNPRKIN